A single genomic interval of Juglans regia cultivar Chandler chromosome 1, Walnut 2.0, whole genome shotgun sequence harbors:
- the LOC108983604 gene encoding uncharacterized protein LOC108983604 encodes MSSTSRAIVAASVGVVEAMKDQMGICRWNYFIRSAQQSTKNHLRSLSQAKNLSSSTSAVVSSKVRDQEKLKKSEESLRTVMYLSSWSPN; translated from the coding sequence ATGAGTTCAACAAGCAGAGCAATTGTGGCAGCCAGCGTAGGAGTTGTGGAGGCCATGAAAGACCAGATGGGTATATGCAGGtggaattattttataagatccGCTCAGCAAAGTACAAAGAACCATCTCCGCTCCTTATCTCAGGCAAAGAACCTCTCCTCTTCGACTTCTGCAGTGGTTTCAAGCAAAGTAAGAGATCAGGAGAAACTGAAGAAGTCGGAAGAGTCTTTGAGGACAGTCATGTACTTGAGCTCTTGGAGTCCCAATTGA